The Manis javanica isolate MJ-LG chromosome 4, MJ_LKY, whole genome shotgun sequence genome contains a region encoding:
- the POLG2 gene encoding DNA polymerase subunit gamma-2 isoform X1, which translates to MRRRISAAHALFAPGLWLWRFNGISTQMGDYALHLQRAVRSSAAVKACRKVCRCLSSRFGGRIDGGQPEQLTEESSSQGRPPRSHAELLSGSEPGEASESREPSEALIEICQRRHFLSGTMRQLSRDSLLSGCHPGFGPLGIELRKNLAAEWWSSVVVFREQVFPVDALHQEPGLSLPEDCGFRLVSAETLREILQDKELSKEQLVAFLENLLKTSGKLRKNLLHGALAHYVNCLDLVNKRLPYGLAQIGVCFHPISDTKPTPDGVKRLGEKTEASLVWFTSARTANQWLDFWLRHRLLWWRKFAMSPSNFSSGDCQDEEGRKGSKLYYNFPWGKEPIETLWNLGDHELIHMYPGNVSQLHGRDGRKNVVPCVLSVSGNLDRGVLAYLYDSFQLTENSFTSKKNLHRKVLKLHPCLVPVKIALDLGRGPTVELRQVCQGLFNELLESGISVWPGYLETVQSSLEQLYSKYDEMSILFTVLITEATLENGLIQLRSRDTTMKEMMHISKNISVLPTGTLTGGLYSWFQIS; encoded by the exons ATGCGCAGGCGCATTTCCGCCGCGCATGCGCTATTTGCCCCCGGGCTCTGGTTGTGGCGGTTTAATGGTATCAGTACCCAAATGGGTGACTATGCTCTTCATCTCCAGAGGGCGGTGCGCTCTAGTGCAGCTGTCAAGGCTTGCCGGAAAGTCTGCAGGTGTCTGTCGTCTCGCTTTGGTGGTCGAATAGATGGTGGGCAGCCAGAGCAGTTAACGGAGGAAAGTAGCTCCCAAGGAAGGCCCCCACGGTCGCACGCAGAGCTGCTCAGCGGGAGCGAGCCGGGAGAAGCCTCGGAATCCCGCGAACCGAGCGAGGCGCTGATAGAGATCTGCCAGAGAAGGCATTTCCTCAGCGGCACCATGCGGCAGCTTAGCCGAGATTCTCTTCTGAGCGGGTGCCACCCTGGCTTTGGTCCCTTGGGCATAGAGTTGCGGAAGAACCTGGCGGCAGAATGGTGGTCCTCGGTGGTGGTGTTCAGGGAGCAGGTCTTCCCTGTAGACGCCCTCCACCAGGAACCTGGTCTTTCGCTGCCTGAGGACTGTGGCTTCAGGTTAGTTTCTGCAGAAACGCTACGCGAAATCTTGCAAGACAAAGAGCTGAGTAAGGAACAGCTAGTAGCATTTCTTGAGAACTTACTAAAAACTTCTGGGAAACTACGGAAGAACCTTCTTCACG GTGCCTTGGCGCACTATGTTAACTGCCTGGATCTGGTAAACAAGAGGCTACCTTATGGCCTTGCTCAGATTGGAGTGTGTTTTCATCCCATTTCTGATACCAAGCCGACACCTGATGGTGTTAAAAG ACTTGGTGAGAAGACTGAAGCTTCTCTGGTGTGGTTTACTTCAGCAAGAACCGCAAACCAGTGGCTTGATTTCTGGTTACGTCATCGACTTCTGTGGTGGAGAAAG tttgccATGAGTCCATCTAACTTCAGCAGCGGTGATTGTCAGGATGAAGAGGGACGAAAAGGAAGCAAACTTTACTACAATTTTCCCTGGGGAAAGGAGCCAATAGAAACCCTGTGGAATCTAGGAGATCATGAACTTATACACATGTATCCTGGAAATGTGTCTCAATTACAC ggccGAGATGGACGAAAAAATGTGGTCCCTTGTGTTTTATCTGTAAGCGGAAATCTAGACCGAGGCGTGCTGGCTTACCTCTATGACTCTTTCCAGCTAACAGAGAACTCCTTTACAAGCAAGAAGAATCTTCACAGAAAG GTACTTAAACTTCACCCGTGTTTAGTCCCTGTTAAGATTGCTTTGGATTTGGGAAGAGGCCCAACAGTAGAACTAAGACAG GTTTGTCAAGGGCTATTTAATGAATTACTAGAAAGTGGAATTTCTGTGTGGCCTGGTTATTTGGAAACTGTGCAGTCCTCTTTGGAACAACTTTATTCAAA ATATGATGAAATGAGTATCCTCTTcacagttttgattactgaagCTACTTTGGAGAATGGATTAATACAGCTGAGAAGTAGAGACACCACAATGAAGGAAATGATGCATATATCCAAA
- the DDX5 gene encoding probable ATP-dependent RNA helicase DDX5 — MSGYSSDRDRGRDRGFGAPRFGGSRAGPLSGKKFGNPGEKLVKKKWNLDELPKFEKNFYQEHPDLARRTAQEVETYRRSKEITVRGHNCPKPVLNFYEANFPANVMDVIARQNFTEPTAIQAQGWPVALSGLDMVGVAQTGSGKTLSYLLPAIVHINHQPFLERGDGPICLVLAPTRELAQQVQQVAAEYCRACRLKSTCIYGGAPKGPQIRDLERGVEICIATPGRLIDFLECGKTNLRRTTYLVLDEADRMLDMGFEPQIRKIVDQIRPDRQTLMWSATWPKEVRQLAEDFLKDYIHINIGALELSANHNILQIVDVCHDVEKDEKLIRLMEEIMSEKENKTIVFVETKRRCDELTRKMRRDGWPAMGIHGDKSQQERDWVLNEFKHGKAPILIATDVASRGLDVEDVKFVINYDYPNSSEDYIHRIGRTARSTKTGTAYTFFTPNNIKQVSDLISVLREANQAINPKLLQLVEDRGSGRSRGRGGMKDDRRDRYSAGKRGGFNTFRDRENYDRGYSSLLKRDFGAKTQNGVYSAANYTNGSFGSNFVSAGIQTSFRTGNPTGTYQNGYDSTQQYGTNVPNMHNGMNQQAYAYPATAAAPMIGYPMPTGYSQ, encoded by the exons ATGTCGGGTTATTCGAGTGACCGAGACCGCGGCCGGGATCGAGG gttTGGTGCACCTCGATTTGGAGGAAGTAGGGCAGGGCCCCTGTCTGGAAAGAAGTTTGGAAATCCTGGAGAGAAACTAGTTAAGAAGAAGTGGAATCTTGATGAGCTGCCcaaatttgagaagaatttttATCAAGAACACCCTGATTTGGCTAGGCGCACAGCA CAAGAGGTGGAGACATACAGAAGAAGCAAGGAAATTACAGTTAGAGGGCACAACTGCCCAAAGCCAGTTCTGAATTTTTATGAAGCAAACTTCCCTG CAAACGTCATGGATGTGATTGCAAGACAAAATTTTACTGAACCCACTGCTATTCAAGCTCAGGGATGGCCAGTTGCTCTAAGTGGATTGGATATGGTTGGAGTAGCACAGACTGGATCTGGGAAAACATTGTCT TATTTGCTGCCTGCCATCGTCCATATCAATCATCAGCCATTCCTAGAGAGAGGTGATGGGCCTATT TGCTTAGTGCTGGCACCAACTCGGGAACTGGCCCAACAGGTACAGCAAGTAGCTGCTGAGTACTGTAGAGCATGTCGCTTGAAGTCCACTTGCATCTATGGTGGTGCTCCCAAGGGACCACAGATTCGTGATTTGGAGAGAG GTGTGGAAATCTGTATTGCAACACCTGGAAGACTTATTGACTTCTTAGAGTGTGGGAAAACCAATCTGAGAAGAACCACCTACCTTGTACTTGATGAAGCAGACAGAATGCTTGATATGGGCTTTGAACCCCAAATAAGGAAGATTGTGGATCAGATAAGA CCTGATAGGCAAACCCTAATGTGGAGTGCAACTTGGCCAAAAGAAGTAAGACAGCTTGCTGAAGATTTCCTGAAAGACTATATTCATATAAACATTGGTGCACTAGAACTGAGTGCAAACCACAACATTCTCCAGATTGTGGATGTGTGTCATGATGTAGAAAAGGATGAAAA acTTATTCGTCTAATGGAAGAGATCATGagtgagaaggaaaataaaaccattgTTTTTGTTGAAACCAAAAGAAGATGTGATgaacttactagaaaaatgagACGAGATGG GTGGCCTGCCATGGGTATCCATGGTGACAAGAGTCAACAGGAACGAGACTGGGTTCTAAATG AATTCAAACACGGAAAAGCTCCTATTCTGATTGCTACAGATGTGGCCTCCAGAGGGCTAG ATGTGGAAGATGTGAAATTTGTCATCAATTATGACTACCCTAACTCCTCAGAGGATTATATTCATCGAATTGGAAGAACTGCTCGCAGTACCAAAACAGGCACAGCATACACTTTCTTTACACCTAATAATATAAAGCAAGTGAGCGACCTTATTTCTGTGCTTCGTGAAGCTAATCAAGCAATTAATCCCAAGTTGCTTCAGTTGGTCGAAGACAGAGGTTCAG GTCGTTCCAGGGGTAGAGGAGGCATGAAGGATGACCGTCGGGACAGATACTCTGCGGGCAAAAGGGGCGGATTTAATACCTTTAGAGACAGGGAAAATTACGACAGGGGCTACTCTAGTTTGCTAAAGAGAGATTTTGGGGCAAAAACTCAGAATGGTGTTTACAGTGCTGCAAATTACACCAATGGGAGCTTTGGAAGTAATTTTGTGTCTGCTGGTATACAGACCAGTTTTAGGACTGGTAACCCAACAGGGACTTACCAGAACGGTTATGATAGCACTCAGCAATATGGAACTAATGTTCCAAATATGCACAATGGTATGAACCAACAGGCATATGCATATCCTGCTACTGCAGCTGCGCCTATGATTGGTTATCCAATGCCAACGGGATATTCTCAGTAA
- the POLG2 gene encoding DNA polymerase subunit gamma-2 isoform X2, which produces MRRRISAAHALFAPGLWLWRFNGISTQMGDYALHLQRAVRSSAAVKACRKVCRCLSSRFGGRIDGGQPEQLTEESSSQGRPPRSHAELLSGSEPGEASESREPSEALIEICQRRHFLSGTMRQLSRDSLLSGCHPGFGPLGIELRKNLAAEWWSSVVVFREQVFPVDALHQEPGLSLPEDCGFRLVSAETLREILQDKELSKEQLVAFLENLLKTSGKLRKNLLHGALAHYVNCLDLVNKRLPYGLAQIGVCFHPISDTKPTPDGVKRLGEKTEASLVWFTSARTANQWLDFWLRHRLLWWRKFAMSPSNFSSGDCQDEEGRKGSKLYYNFPWGKEPIETLWNLGDHELIHMYPGNVSQLHGRDGRKNVVPCVLSVSGNLDRGVLAYLYDSFQLTENSFTSKKNLHRKVLKLHPCLVPVKIALDLGRGPTVELRQVCQGLFNELLESGISVWPGYLETVQSSLEQLYSKYDEMSILFTVLITEATLENGLIQLRSRDTTMKEMMHISKVKDFLTKYISSAKNV; this is translated from the exons ATGCGCAGGCGCATTTCCGCCGCGCATGCGCTATTTGCCCCCGGGCTCTGGTTGTGGCGGTTTAATGGTATCAGTACCCAAATGGGTGACTATGCTCTTCATCTCCAGAGGGCGGTGCGCTCTAGTGCAGCTGTCAAGGCTTGCCGGAAAGTCTGCAGGTGTCTGTCGTCTCGCTTTGGTGGTCGAATAGATGGTGGGCAGCCAGAGCAGTTAACGGAGGAAAGTAGCTCCCAAGGAAGGCCCCCACGGTCGCACGCAGAGCTGCTCAGCGGGAGCGAGCCGGGAGAAGCCTCGGAATCCCGCGAACCGAGCGAGGCGCTGATAGAGATCTGCCAGAGAAGGCATTTCCTCAGCGGCACCATGCGGCAGCTTAGCCGAGATTCTCTTCTGAGCGGGTGCCACCCTGGCTTTGGTCCCTTGGGCATAGAGTTGCGGAAGAACCTGGCGGCAGAATGGTGGTCCTCGGTGGTGGTGTTCAGGGAGCAGGTCTTCCCTGTAGACGCCCTCCACCAGGAACCTGGTCTTTCGCTGCCTGAGGACTGTGGCTTCAGGTTAGTTTCTGCAGAAACGCTACGCGAAATCTTGCAAGACAAAGAGCTGAGTAAGGAACAGCTAGTAGCATTTCTTGAGAACTTACTAAAAACTTCTGGGAAACTACGGAAGAACCTTCTTCACG GTGCCTTGGCGCACTATGTTAACTGCCTGGATCTGGTAAACAAGAGGCTACCTTATGGCCTTGCTCAGATTGGAGTGTGTTTTCATCCCATTTCTGATACCAAGCCGACACCTGATGGTGTTAAAAG ACTTGGTGAGAAGACTGAAGCTTCTCTGGTGTGGTTTACTTCAGCAAGAACCGCAAACCAGTGGCTTGATTTCTGGTTACGTCATCGACTTCTGTGGTGGAGAAAG tttgccATGAGTCCATCTAACTTCAGCAGCGGTGATTGTCAGGATGAAGAGGGACGAAAAGGAAGCAAACTTTACTACAATTTTCCCTGGGGAAAGGAGCCAATAGAAACCCTGTGGAATCTAGGAGATCATGAACTTATACACATGTATCCTGGAAATGTGTCTCAATTACAC ggccGAGATGGACGAAAAAATGTGGTCCCTTGTGTTTTATCTGTAAGCGGAAATCTAGACCGAGGCGTGCTGGCTTACCTCTATGACTCTTTCCAGCTAACAGAGAACTCCTTTACAAGCAAGAAGAATCTTCACAGAAAG GTACTTAAACTTCACCCGTGTTTAGTCCCTGTTAAGATTGCTTTGGATTTGGGAAGAGGCCCAACAGTAGAACTAAGACAG GTTTGTCAAGGGCTATTTAATGAATTACTAGAAAGTGGAATTTCTGTGTGGCCTGGTTATTTGGAAACTGTGCAGTCCTCTTTGGAACAACTTTATTCAAA ATATGATGAAATGAGTATCCTCTTcacagttttgattactgaagCTACTTTGGAGAATGGATTAATACAGCTGAGAAGTAGAGACACCACAATGAAGGAAATGATGCATATATCCAAAGTAAAAGACTTTTTAACCAAGTATATATCATCAGCTAAGAATGTAtag
- the POLG2 gene encoding DNA polymerase subunit gamma-2 isoform X3 encodes MRRRISAAHALFAPGLWLWRFNGISTQMGDYALHLQRAVRSSAAVKACRKVCRCLSSRFGGRIDGGQPEQLTEESSSQGRPPRSHAELLSGSEPGEASESREPSEALIEICQRRHFLSGTMRQLSRDSLLSGCHPGFGPLGIELRKNLAAEWWSSVVVFREQVFPVDALHQEPGLSLPEDCGFRLVSAETLREILQDKELSKEQLVAFLENLLKTSGKLRKNLLHGALAHYVNCLDLVNKRLPYGLAQIGVCFHPISDTKPTPDGVKRLGEKTEASLVWFTSARTANQWLDFWLRHRLLWWRKFAMSPSNFSSGDCQDEEGRKGSKLYYNFPWGKEPIETLWNLGDHELIHMYPGNVSQLHVCQGLFNELLESGISVWPGYLETVQSSLEQLYSKYDEMSILFTVLITEATLENGLIQLRSRDTTMKEMMHISKNISVLPTGTLTGGLYSWFQIS; translated from the exons ATGCGCAGGCGCATTTCCGCCGCGCATGCGCTATTTGCCCCCGGGCTCTGGTTGTGGCGGTTTAATGGTATCAGTACCCAAATGGGTGACTATGCTCTTCATCTCCAGAGGGCGGTGCGCTCTAGTGCAGCTGTCAAGGCTTGCCGGAAAGTCTGCAGGTGTCTGTCGTCTCGCTTTGGTGGTCGAATAGATGGTGGGCAGCCAGAGCAGTTAACGGAGGAAAGTAGCTCCCAAGGAAGGCCCCCACGGTCGCACGCAGAGCTGCTCAGCGGGAGCGAGCCGGGAGAAGCCTCGGAATCCCGCGAACCGAGCGAGGCGCTGATAGAGATCTGCCAGAGAAGGCATTTCCTCAGCGGCACCATGCGGCAGCTTAGCCGAGATTCTCTTCTGAGCGGGTGCCACCCTGGCTTTGGTCCCTTGGGCATAGAGTTGCGGAAGAACCTGGCGGCAGAATGGTGGTCCTCGGTGGTGGTGTTCAGGGAGCAGGTCTTCCCTGTAGACGCCCTCCACCAGGAACCTGGTCTTTCGCTGCCTGAGGACTGTGGCTTCAGGTTAGTTTCTGCAGAAACGCTACGCGAAATCTTGCAAGACAAAGAGCTGAGTAAGGAACAGCTAGTAGCATTTCTTGAGAACTTACTAAAAACTTCTGGGAAACTACGGAAGAACCTTCTTCACG GTGCCTTGGCGCACTATGTTAACTGCCTGGATCTGGTAAACAAGAGGCTACCTTATGGCCTTGCTCAGATTGGAGTGTGTTTTCATCCCATTTCTGATACCAAGCCGACACCTGATGGTGTTAAAAG ACTTGGTGAGAAGACTGAAGCTTCTCTGGTGTGGTTTACTTCAGCAAGAACCGCAAACCAGTGGCTTGATTTCTGGTTACGTCATCGACTTCTGTGGTGGAGAAAG tttgccATGAGTCCATCTAACTTCAGCAGCGGTGATTGTCAGGATGAAGAGGGACGAAAAGGAAGCAAACTTTACTACAATTTTCCCTGGGGAAAGGAGCCAATAGAAACCCTGTGGAATCTAGGAGATCATGAACTTATACACATGTATCCTGGAAATGTGTCTCAATTACAC GTTTGTCAAGGGCTATTTAATGAATTACTAGAAAGTGGAATTTCTGTGTGGCCTGGTTATTTGGAAACTGTGCAGTCCTCTTTGGAACAACTTTATTCAAA ATATGATGAAATGAGTATCCTCTTcacagttttgattactgaagCTACTTTGGAGAATGGATTAATACAGCTGAGAAGTAGAGACACCACAATGAAGGAAATGATGCATATATCCAAA